A genome region from Methanobacterium sp. includes the following:
- a CDS encoding glutamate synthase-related protein: MVPDSPGEKKGIEDTPENREKCHCHYCPSYPKNCENRTLYCATGSSECKIPVNGCICNTCPIYYEYHLQDIYYCGREEVGESKTFLRKQNTDEDPYFYQKMVEIKDKTRNISTLASMGSTKKIPFTLDDLHFLPAQVKQIPLNQEDPVNTYVTIGPASRRPLIVSSPILISGMSFGAVSRNVRMVVSQTAAQLSIGFNTGEGGVLNEEKETGLEMMIVQYSTGRFGLNEELLRSAAAVEIRFGQGAYPGKGSYLPGEKITPEVAEVRGIEKGQAAYSPAHHPDITSVRELEEKISYLRELTSGAPIGAKIGCGHVEDDIEILANAGVDFIALDGFGGGTGATAEYARDNTGIPIVAALPRAHKKLVKIGLRDRISLIGGGGLRTSADFAKCLALGADAVYIGTAALIAMNCQQYRVCYSGLCPTGVTTQNPQLMQQLNVNEGVEKLSNFLKISTEEIKNLTRMVGKDNVKLMDKNDLVSLTRDLAMITGVEWLDGSY, encoded by the coding sequence ATGGTTCCAGATTCACCCGGTGAAAAAAAGGGAATAGAAGACACCCCTGAAAACAGGGAAAAATGTCACTGCCACTACTGTCCTAGTTACCCCAAAAACTGTGAAAATAGAACGCTTTACTGTGCTACAGGTTCCAGTGAGTGTAAAATCCCAGTGAACGGTTGTATCTGTAACACCTGCCCCATCTACTACGAGTACCATCTCCAGGACATTTATTACTGCGGCAGAGAAGAGGTAGGGGAGAGCAAAACATTCCTGCGGAAGCAGAATACGGATGAAGATCCTTATTTTTACCAGAAAATGGTTGAAATAAAAGACAAAACCCGGAATATAAGTACTTTGGCCTCCATGGGTTCAACCAAGAAAATACCCTTCACCCTTGATGATCTTCACTTCTTACCTGCTCAAGTTAAGCAAATTCCCCTTAATCAGGAGGATCCGGTGAACACATACGTGACCATCGGCCCTGCATCCCGAAGACCCCTGATTGTTTCATCCCCTATTCTAATTTCGGGAATGAGTTTTGGAGCTGTGTCACGTAATGTGCGCATGGTTGTCTCCCAAACCGCAGCCCAATTGAGTATTGGGTTTAACACCGGAGAAGGAGGAGTTCTGAACGAGGAAAAAGAAACAGGCCTGGAAATGATGATAGTACAGTACTCCACCGGGCGCTTTGGTTTAAATGAAGAACTACTTCGATCAGCTGCTGCTGTGGAGATACGGTTCGGGCAGGGAGCTTACCCGGGTAAAGGCAGTTATCTTCCGGGTGAAAAGATAACCCCGGAAGTAGCAGAGGTGAGGGGTATTGAAAAGGGCCAGGCCGCTTATTCTCCTGCACATCACCCTGACATTACCAGTGTCCGGGAATTGGAAGAAAAAATATCATATTTACGAGAACTCACTAGTGGAGCTCCCATAGGAGCTAAAATTGGGTGTGGTCATGTGGAAGATGACATTGAAATCCTGGCTAATGCCGGAGTTGATTTTATTGCCCTGGATGGATTTGGTGGGGGAACTGGAGCCACTGCCGAATATGCTAGGGACAATACTGGAATTCCCATTGTGGCTGCCCTTCCCCGTGCCCATAAGAAACTGGTAAAAATTGGACTTCGTGACCGGATCAGTCTTATTGGCGGAGGCGGTCTGAGGACATCTGCAGACTTTGCTAAATGCCTTGCTCTAGGTGCAGATGCAGTTTACATTGGCACCGCCGCCCTCATAGCAATGAACTGCCAGCAATATCGTGTCTGCTACAGTGGACTATGCCCCACCGGTGTGACCACCCAGAATCCACAGCTAATGCAACAATTAAATGTTAACGAGGGTGTGGAGAAACTATCCAATTTCCTTAAAATTTCTACAGAAGAAATAAAAAACTTAACCCGGATGGTGGGTAAAGACAATGTTAAACTCATGGATAAGAACGACCTGGTGAGTTTAACCAGGGACCTGGCCATGATCACCGGCGTGGAATGGTTGGATGGTTCCTACTGA
- a CDS encoding UbiA family prenyltransferase: MIKTLIKSTRMTWASKNANMFLLALTYAYFSNIPINNPLEILGGLVMVSVLWGALYTLNDLTDLDMDRRDRQKQNRAFIQNRVDKEFILLFVGILTSAVFIISFLAFPPAFTFIMSLMLINQLIYTVPPVRLKETSLAPFFSTATNSVLRLASCAVLLGDVFMVPLSVYLFMYLAGMGTYLMYKSQSKDASLVGIMGGGVLLYMLYSGDMNLIQFAVAILPSFLAAVPLYLSLFTNKESMFHLADILYHQVAMVFFIICILVIVF; this comes from the coding sequence ATGATAAAAACCCTGATAAAGTCCACCCGTATGACATGGGCATCTAAAAATGCCAACATGTTTTTACTGGCACTTACCTATGCCTATTTTTCCAATATTCCAATTAACAATCCTCTGGAGATTTTAGGTGGTTTGGTAATGGTTTCGGTCCTTTGGGGTGCTCTTTACACCCTTAATGACCTGACAGATTTGGATATGGATCGGAGGGATCGTCAAAAACAGAATCGTGCATTTATCCAGAACAGGGTGGATAAAGAGTTCATACTCCTTTTTGTGGGGATTTTAACCTCCGCAGTATTCATAATATCATTTCTAGCTTTTCCACCTGCTTTCACATTTATAATGTCATTGATGTTGATTAATCAGTTAATATATACTGTTCCACCCGTCCGCCTCAAGGAAACAAGTTTGGCTCCTTTTTTCAGCACAGCCACCAATTCAGTGCTGCGCCTGGCATCATGTGCGGTGCTATTGGGAGACGTGTTCATGGTTCCACTCTCGGTTTATCTGTTTATGTACTTGGCAGGTATGGGCACCTATCTCATGTACAAATCACAGTCCAAGGATGCCAGTCTGGTGGGGATTATGGGGGGTGGAGTACTCCTTTACATGCTTTACTCTGGGGACATGAATCTAATACAATTTGCGGTGGCTATTTTACCATCTTTCCTTGCGGCTGTGCCACTTTATCTATCATTATTTACAAATAAGGAGTCCATGTTCCATCTGGCAGATATATTGTACCACCAGGTGGCTATGGTATTTTTCATCATCTGTATATTGGTAATTGTTTTTTAG
- a CDS encoding NAD(P)/FAD-dependent oxidoreductase, whose protein sequence is MMETDILVIGAGPAGSTAAKHAAINGARVIVIDKKSEIGSPKRCAEGVSKKGLEKLGIEPSPRWVTKEATGVRMVSPNGTAVNLTEEKVNLPEAGYILERKIFDKHMAMEAGRAGAKIMVKTLATGMRREEDQVVVNTAHMDRELEIKAKIVIAADGPESRVGRWAGLKTALKPKNMESCAQFEMAGVDMAEPDCIEFHFGSVAPGGYAWIFPKGDDIANVGLGVLTTITDKSAYQHLLEFVESNPATQNAQPVELNIGGDPVGGLLKKMVADNVLVTGDAASMVNPLTGGGIISGMLGGRIAGQVAAQAVADGDYSHENLKIYEKLCEEELGESFQKYLKAKEYLLSLSDTELDTIAEAFKDSDFETINTKEMVRKLVKISPKALLKLGKLF, encoded by the coding sequence ATGATGGAAACTGATATTTTGGTTATAGGTGCCGGTCCTGCCGGTTCAACAGCAGCCAAACACGCTGCCATTAATGGTGCCCGGGTAATTGTAATCGATAAAAAATCAGAGATAGGATCTCCCAAAAGATGTGCAGAGGGTGTCTCCAAGAAAGGTCTTGAAAAACTGGGAATAGAACCATCCCCACGATGGGTGACTAAAGAAGCCACTGGAGTGAGAATGGTCTCACCCAACGGCACTGCCGTGAATCTGACCGAGGAAAAAGTAAACCTCCCTGAAGCAGGTTACATCCTGGAGCGTAAGATCTTCGACAAGCACATGGCCATGGAAGCCGGTCGTGCAGGTGCTAAAATCATGGTTAAAACCCTGGCCACTGGCATGCGAAGGGAAGAAGACCAAGTAGTGGTTAACACGGCGCATATGGACCGGGAATTGGAGATCAAAGCAAAAATTGTAATAGCTGCCGACGGTCCTGAATCACGTGTGGGTAGATGGGCTGGACTTAAAACTGCCCTTAAACCTAAAAATATGGAATCTTGTGCACAATTTGAGATGGCGGGAGTCGATATGGCAGAACCAGACTGCATAGAATTCCACTTCGGCAGTGTAGCCCCAGGAGGTTATGCATGGATATTCCCCAAGGGAGATGACATAGCTAACGTGGGTCTTGGAGTTCTAACCACCATAACCGATAAAAGCGCATACCAACACCTTTTAGAGTTTGTGGAAAGCAACCCTGCCACTCAAAATGCTCAGCCAGTGGAACTCAACATAGGAGGAGATCCGGTGGGTGGATTACTCAAAAAAATGGTTGCAGATAATGTTCTGGTCACTGGAGACGCTGCCAGTATGGTAAACCCACTCACTGGTGGGGGTATAATTAGTGGTATGCTGGGAGGCCGTATAGCAGGCCAGGTCGCTGCCCAGGCTGTGGCTGATGGAGATTACTCCCATGAAAACCTTAAAATATACGAAAAACTCTGCGAAGAAGAACTGGGAGAATCATTCCAAAAATACTTGAAAGCCAAAGAATACCTCCTAAGCCTTTCTGATACAGAATTAGACACCATTGCCGAAGCTTTCAAGGACAGTGACTTTGAAACCATTAACACCAAAGAAATGGTTAGAAAACTGGTTAAAATCTCACCAAAAGCTCTTTTAAAGTTAGGTAAATTATTCTGA
- a CDS encoding 4Fe-4S binding protein, whose translation MIVKEWCMYCGECAGVCPRNLIEVREISLNFNEKDCKDCNICVQVCPVQALEKRDD comes from the coding sequence ATGATAGTTAAGGAATGGTGCATGTACTGTGGGGAATGTGCTGGTGTATGCCCCCGTAACCTCATTGAAGTACGGGAAATCAGCTTAAATTTCAACGAAAAAGACTGTAAAGACTGCAATATATGTGTCCAGGTGTGTCCAGTGCAGGCCCTGGAAAAACGAGATGATTAG
- a CDS encoding DUF2769 domain-containing protein codes for MEVEFNLENLNECLCDCCPVQNRSRCALDKMKIMQEIAQEDLDSRMMIEEERIPALYCAKEKEVLKGLETNQECQCDKCLVWKENNLFSGEPPGYFCREGKG; via the coding sequence ATGGAAGTTGAATTCAATTTGGAAAACCTTAATGAATGTCTTTGTGACTGTTGTCCCGTTCAAAATAGATCAAGATGTGCTCTGGATAAAATGAAAATAATGCAGGAAATTGCACAGGAAGATCTGGACTCCAGAATGATGATTGAAGAGGAAAGAATCCCTGCACTGTACTGTGCCAAAGAAAAAGAAGTTTTAAAGGGTTTGGAAACTAACCAGGAATGCCAGTGCGATAAATGTCTGGTGTGGAAAGAGAACAACCTATTTAGTGGTGAACCACCAGGCTACTTCTGCAGGGAAGGAAAGGGCTAG
- a CDS encoding TIGR04165 family Cys-rich peptide — translation MNLGKLNEKCPECGSKDKTLNRRLDSQHRAFGTTQTLACSDCGYVFKSREDEKE, via the coding sequence ATGAATTTAGGTAAATTAAATGAAAAATGCCCTGAATGTGGTTCAAAAGATAAAACCCTTAACCGACGTTTAGATTCTCAACATCGTGCCTTTGGCACAACCCAGACCCTTGCATGCAGTGACTGTGGTTATGTGTTTAAATCCCGTGAAGATGAAAAGGAATAG
- a CDS encoding TIGR04083 family peptide-modifying radical SAM enzyme, whose product MAFHVMLVPTLGCPSDCEYCWSSEEGSPIMNINIIKETVKWLKNFRKEPVTFTFHGGEPLLAGYDFFAEALPLLAHELAHLKPAFALQTNLWTLTPEMAQLFKDYNIPLGSSLDGPEELNDLQRGKGYYQRTMKGYKIAKERDLQVNFISTFTSYSIHYKEDIFNFFLENGLNLKLHPALPSLRDDNPEKWALSPEEYGELLIYLLDQYLEHMDQIELKNIDHLCKCVFIRRGVVCTFVDCMGDTFAVGPDGSIYPCYRFVGMPEYVMGNVKDHPSMEDLAQSDAWKLLHDFKDYVDSECKRCSYIKFCRGGCPYNALSINEETGKTEISGVDPHCTAYKMIFKEITMRATKEMLGSSMGMIPDGSGMDQKSKKGIMSIMLKPS is encoded by the coding sequence ATGGCTTTTCATGTTATGCTGGTCCCTACCCTAGGCTGCCCTTCAGACTGCGAGTATTGCTGGAGTTCTGAGGAAGGTTCTCCAATAATGAATATTAATATTATCAAAGAGACTGTAAAATGGCTTAAAAATTTCCGAAAAGAACCAGTGACCTTCACATTCCATGGTGGAGAACCACTCCTGGCAGGATATGATTTTTTCGCGGAAGCACTGCCCCTCCTGGCGCATGAGTTAGCCCATCTTAAACCCGCCTTCGCCCTGCAGACTAACCTGTGGACCCTCACCCCAGAAATGGCCCAGCTATTTAAAGATTACAACATACCCCTTGGTTCCAGTCTAGACGGTCCAGAGGAACTTAACGACCTGCAGAGGGGAAAAGGTTACTACCAAAGGACCATGAAGGGATACAAAATTGCTAAAGAGCGTGACTTGCAGGTTAACTTCATCTCCACCTTCACATCATATTCCATCCACTATAAAGAGGATATTTTTAACTTCTTCCTGGAAAATGGTTTGAACCTTAAGTTACACCCCGCACTCCCATCATTGAGGGATGATAACCCTGAAAAATGGGCTTTGTCTCCTGAAGAGTATGGGGAGCTTTTGATATATCTCCTGGATCAGTATCTGGAGCATATGGACCAAATTGAGCTTAAGAACATTGACCACCTATGTAAATGTGTTTTTATCCGCAGAGGAGTGGTCTGTACCTTTGTAGACTGTATGGGTGACACCTTTGCAGTGGGTCCTGATGGGAGCATTTACCCCTGTTACCGTTTCGTGGGAATGCCAGAATACGTGATGGGTAACGTGAAGGATCATCCCAGTATGGAGGATCTTGCCCAATCTGATGCCTGGAAGCTTCTCCATGATTTTAAGGATTATGTGGATTCAGAATGCAAAAGATGTTCCTACATTAAATTCTGTCGGGGAGGATGTCCCTACAATGCTCTTTCCATCAATGAAGAGACTGGTAAAACTGAGATTAGTGGAGTAGACCCCCACTGCACAGCTTATAAGATGATATTCAAGGAAATAACCATGCGAGCCACCAAGGAAATGCTGGGATCCAGTATGGGAATGATTCCCGATGGATCCGGTATGGACCAAAAATCAAAGAAGGGAATAATGTCCATAATGCTTAAACCCTCCTAG
- a CDS encoding isoprenylcysteine carboxylmethyltransferase family protein, producing the protein MKNHSSLKKKNAARYMARMFLSLLAQGIIFFSAAGTLEIPRAWIFFIMTFFYYLISTIILFKITPTLVNQRGGPAFEDNTPTWDKIILLTYTVLGLYVQIFIAGWDVGQLHWWPLGMESLIAGLVLYLISVILIMWAMVKNPFFEASAHIQADRGQEVVKTGPYNFIRHPGYLSGILWHVAVPLIIGSSLALLFSLSVIILLLIRTYLEDCLLKEELEGYYPYSQQVKYRLLPGLW; encoded by the coding sequence ATGAAAAATCATTCAAGTCTGAAGAAGAAAAACGCAGCACGTTACATGGCAAGAATGTTTCTCAGCCTGCTTGCCCAAGGAATAATATTCTTCTCAGCTGCAGGGACCCTTGAAATACCCCGTGCATGGATTTTTTTTATCATGACCTTCTTTTATTATCTTATTTCTACCATAATCCTCTTCAAGATAACCCCCACCCTGGTTAATCAGCGAGGAGGACCTGCATTCGAAGACAACACCCCCACATGGGATAAAATTATTCTTTTAACCTACACTGTACTGGGACTTTACGTACAGATCTTCATTGCTGGATGGGATGTAGGTCAACTGCACTGGTGGCCCCTGGGTATGGAAAGTCTGATTGCAGGGCTTGTTCTATATCTAATCTCAGTTATCCTAATTATGTGGGCTATGGTTAAAAATCCCTTCTTTGAGGCTTCGGCACATATACAGGCGGATCGGGGACAAGAAGTTGTGAAAACAGGCCCTTATAATTTTATTAGACATCCAGGTTATCTTTCAGGAATTTTATGGCATGTTGCAGTACCTCTGATAATAGGATCCTCTTTAGCTCTCTTATTCTCTTTGAGTGTGATAATTCTCCTGTTAATTCGCACATATCTTGAAGATTGCCTCCTCAAGGAGGAACTAGAAGGATATTACCCCTATTCTCAACAGGTGAAATACCGGCTTTTGCCCGGGCTCTGGTAG
- a CDS encoding YhgE/Pip domain-containing protein produces MIKGAREIFKNDIKAIKNNPVVLFVLMVIILIPSLYALMNIQATWDPYALTSNIKVAVANEDSGYNLNGTQYNIGNMLVEELKSNEKFSWQFVDEETARDGVKNGDYYAALIIPDNFSQTILSIDTSNPQQASIEYLVNDKLNAIAPKMTNSGADTIQTKINDEVVQTIDGIIFGKLSDVGELAKENKAQFLKTRSMVNELNGKLGDIDATLVQANSVMGTVNGIWPQFSGELPQIQSESNYVKAKYDTLYNYIQTDPSKALVTVHDMELVVNNVITGLKYLDAILTTLYDATGDEQLKPIIAQVEDDISKAGTVLTLLEEVESDIKNGNDPSGKLNQLKSSIDQMDNAINLLANNRDNISQTISEASSKLGLANSKWPEFKGSIQTAAAKLNSVDEADLDRLIAFSDVDQDGVKSYFESPVELDKKHVYPVDNYGSALSPFYIAISLWIGCIIAVAMITMRVKSRVKSVKQYSAETVYLGRMGLFLIISILQSAVVAVGALLMKIQVSSPVLFALTTLYIGLCAMIVVYSLTSAFGNAGKAMAIIILVFQITATGGTFPVEILPPFFQAINPYLPLTYAIGAMREVIAGVLWSNFWYCIGMLAIFPAVSFALTLLIKEKVDKRAQWTEDKLKESGLF; encoded by the coding sequence ATGATTAAAGGCGCAAGAGAAATCTTTAAAAATGATATTAAAGCTATTAAAAATAACCCAGTGGTTTTATTTGTTCTGATGGTGATTATCCTCATTCCCTCCCTTTATGCATTGATGAACATCCAGGCAACTTGGGATCCCTATGCATTGACTTCCAATATTAAAGTGGCCGTGGCCAATGAGGATTCAGGTTACAATTTGAATGGAACCCAGTACAATATTGGAAACATGCTGGTTGAGGAACTTAAAAGTAATGAAAAGTTCAGCTGGCAATTCGTTGATGAGGAAACAGCACGTGATGGTGTTAAAAATGGGGATTACTATGCTGCTCTTATAATACCTGACAATTTCAGCCAGACCATACTATCAATTGACACATCCAACCCCCAGCAGGCCAGCATAGAGTACCTGGTCAATGATAAACTCAATGCCATTGCTCCCAAGATGACCAATTCTGGTGCGGATACCATCCAGACCAAAATCAATGATGAAGTGGTCCAGACCATTGATGGTATCATATTCGGAAAACTCAGTGATGTGGGGGAGTTGGCCAAGGAGAACAAGGCACAGTTCCTTAAAACCAGATCAATGGTAAATGAATTGAATGGAAAGTTGGGAGATATTGATGCCACTCTGGTCCAGGCTAATTCAGTTATGGGCACTGTAAATGGAATCTGGCCACAATTCAGTGGGGAGTTACCCCAGATACAGAGTGAATCCAATTATGTTAAAGCAAAATATGATACATTATACAATTACATCCAGACTGACCCCTCAAAAGCTCTTGTAACAGTTCATGATATGGAATTAGTGGTTAATAATGTGATAACTGGCTTAAAGTATCTTGATGCTATTTTAACCACACTTTACGATGCAACCGGGGATGAACAGTTAAAACCAATCATTGCCCAGGTTGAAGATGATATTTCCAAGGCAGGCACAGTGCTCACCCTCCTGGAAGAGGTAGAATCAGACATCAAAAACGGTAACGATCCTTCAGGCAAGTTAAATCAACTTAAAAGTTCCATTGACCAGATGGACAATGCCATTAACCTACTGGCAAATAATCGGGATAACATAAGTCAAACCATCAGTGAAGCATCTTCAAAACTGGGATTAGCTAATTCTAAGTGGCCGGAGTTTAAAGGTTCCATTCAAACGGCTGCTGCCAAGCTTAACTCAGTGGATGAAGCGGATCTGGATCGGTTAATTGCCTTTTCAGATGTGGATCAGGATGGTGTGAAAAGTTACTTTGAAAGTCCGGTGGAACTGGATAAAAAACATGTTTATCCGGTAGATAATTATGGTTCTGCCCTTTCTCCCTTCTACATTGCCATATCTCTGTGGATTGGTTGTATTATAGCGGTGGCTATGATTACCATGCGTGTTAAATCCCGTGTTAAATCTGTGAAACAATACAGTGCTGAAACTGTATATCTGGGTAGAATGGGATTATTTTTAATAATCAGTATATTACAGTCGGCAGTGGTTGCAGTAGGGGCATTGCTCATGAAAATACAGGTTTCATCCCCAGTGTTGTTTGCTCTGACCACATTGTATATTGGTTTGTGTGCTATGATTGTGGTTTACTCCCTGACATCTGCTTTCGGGAATGCGGGCAAAGCAATGGCCATCATAATACTGGTTTTTCAGATAACTGCAACAGGAGGAACTTTCCCGGTGGAAATTCTACCACCATTTTTCCAGGCCATAAACCCCTACCTGCCCCTGACCTATGCCATTGGGGCAATGCGCGAAGTGATTGCTGGAGTTTTATGGAGTAATTTCTGGTACTGCATAGGAATGCTGGCAATATTCCCTGCAGTAAGTTTTGCTTTAACCTTACTCATCAAAGAAAAGGTAGATAAACGGGCTCAATGGACAGAGGATAAGTTGAAGGAGAGTGGCTTGTTTTAA
- a CDS encoding Ku protein: MRSIWSGSLKFGTIFIPIRLYAASENLHIGFHLVHKTDCGRVHYKKVCEKDGKELKPHEIVKAIDIAGECIQFTDEEIKNLHPFSTRTMEITGFCKYSEIPGISLSKPYYLGTENPKKGGTGKSFHLLRKVLEKKEKVAVVKWVQRNNEYIGMLQSHENGFLLTQLLYFEQVRSQEEVEIIQSEVDEDLLEKAVKVADSMTFDFDWTSYSETYNQQLMELIEKKAAGEEIIPEIKPPETRSLEKELEKMLAMMEE; this comes from the coding sequence ATGAGATCTATCTGGTCAGGCTCTTTAAAATTCGGAACTATTTTTATACCCATCAGACTGTACGCTGCAAGTGAAAATCTCCACATAGGGTTTCACCTAGTTCATAAAACAGACTGTGGCAGGGTTCATTATAAAAAGGTTTGTGAAAAGGATGGTAAAGAACTTAAACCCCATGAAATTGTTAAAGCAATAGATATTGCCGGGGAATGCATCCAGTTCACCGATGAGGAGATAAAAAATCTCCACCCATTCTCCACCAGGACCATGGAAATAACGGGATTCTGCAAGTACAGTGAAATACCTGGAATTTCCCTTTCCAAACCATACTACCTTGGAACTGAAAATCCCAAAAAAGGTGGTACTGGAAAGAGTTTCCACCTGCTCAGGAAAGTCCTGGAAAAGAAAGAAAAAGTGGCAGTGGTAAAATGGGTTCAACGCAACAACGAATATATAGGTATGTTACAATCCCATGAAAACGGGTTTCTCTTAACGCAGTTACTCTATTTTGAACAGGTAAGATCACAGGAGGAAGTGGAGATCATCCAGTCCGAAGTTGATGAAGACCTCCTTGAAAAAGCAGTTAAAGTGGCAGATAGTATGACCTTTGATTTTGACTGGACCAGTTATTCTGAAACATATAATCAGCAGTTAATGGAGCTTATTGAGAAAAAAGCTGCTGGTGAGGAGATAATACCTGAGATAAAACCTCCAGAAACCAGATCCCTGGAAAAAGAACTGGAAAAAATGTTGGCAATGATGGAAGAATAG
- a CDS encoding ATP-dependent DNA ligase: MEMWEPMLSKLMEGDLNLSGVWISEPKLDGERIIAMREGDNITLWTRRHIESSYKFPEIIMDLEKNVKGNNWILDGELTVPGGFRKLLRRNTEDKLKISLLSRKIPATLNLFDILRFQGEDLTGKPLVQRKKVLLDAANQGEHIRIIPFKIVTTESVKEDFEKALKEGYEGLILKDASSKYEAGKRSGNWLKLKRSETVDVNVIGATKSTGSIAFGALILEKDGQYFGKVGTGFSDYRRGEILNLLEKNKAAIDVDLPDDVDVLLTTRPLPAEIKANEIVKGKPRAPVWVRFRWA, from the coding sequence ATGGAAATGTGGGAGCCCATGCTCAGCAAATTAATGGAGGGGGATTTGAATTTATCCGGTGTCTGGATCAGCGAGCCTAAACTCGATGGTGAGAGGATCATAGCAATGCGTGAAGGGGATAATATTACTCTATGGACCCGTAGACACATTGAAAGCTCATATAAATTCCCTGAAATCATCATGGATCTTGAAAAAAATGTGAAAGGAAACAACTGGATTTTAGACGGGGAGCTCACGGTTCCGGGGGGATTCCGGAAGCTTTTAAGACGTAACACTGAAGATAAACTGAAAATTTCTCTTTTATCAAGGAAAATACCGGCAACTCTTAACCTGTTTGACATTCTCCGCTTTCAAGGTGAAGATCTTACTGGTAAACCACTGGTCCAGCGTAAAAAAGTGTTGTTAGATGCTGCAAATCAGGGGGAACATATTCGGATAATTCCTTTTAAAATAGTAACCACGGAATCAGTAAAAGAAGATTTTGAGAAAGCACTTAAAGAGGGTTATGAAGGGTTAATCCTCAAAGATGCCAGTTCCAAATATGAAGCGGGTAAGCGATCAGGGAACTGGTTGAAACTCAAAAGATCGGAAACCGTCGATGTTAATGTAATTGGGGCAACCAAAAGTACCGGAAGCATAGCATTCGGAGCACTGATTTTGGAGAAAGATGGCCAGTACTTTGGTAAAGTGGGCACAGGTTTCAGTGACTACCGTCGAGGGGAAATATTGAACTTATTAGAAAAAAATAAGGCAGCAATCGATGTTGATTTACCCGATGATGTTGATGTGCTTTTAACCACCCGCCCCTTACCTGCAGAGATCAAAGCCAATGAAATTGTAAAGGGTAAACCCCGGGCCCCTGTATGGGTGCGCTTCAGATGGGCTTAA
- the nikR gene encoding nickel-responsive transcriptional regulator NikR, with protein sequence MMRISMSLPKKLLNDFDEVLKDRGYNSRSKGIRDALKDYIVRYQWMKEVEGDRVGIVAVIYDHHYTGVMEDLTDIQHQFRDYINATMHIHMTEKNCLEVIVVKGDAQQIRNLTEQIMRLKGVEHVKLTTTSGGEQS encoded by the coding sequence ATGATGAGAATAAGCATGTCATTACCGAAAAAACTTTTAAACGATTTTGATGAGGTTTTAAAGGATAGAGGATATAATTCAAGGTCTAAAGGTATTAGAGATGCCTTGAAAGATTATATTGTGCGTTATCAATGGATGAAAGAGGTGGAGGGGGACCGGGTGGGAATAGTAGCTGTTATCTACGACCACCACTACACCGGAGTGATGGAAGACCTCACCGACATCCAGCACCAGTTCCGGGACTACATAAACGCCACCATGCACATCCACATGACTGAGAAGAACTGTCTGGAAGTTATAGTAGTTAAAGGAGACGCCCAACAAATCCGAAACCTAACTGAGCAAATCATGAGACTTAAAGGTGTGGAACACGTCAAACTCACCACCACTTCTGGTGGAGAACAATCATAA